The uncultured Roseibium sp. DNA segment CACGGTCCCCAGGATCGCACCATAAAGACGACCGGTCCCGCCAAGGATCAGCATGATCAGCGCTTCGGCGGACAGGGAGAAGGAGTAGGCTTCCAGGCTGACAAGGGAGGTGATCTGCGCGGCAAGCGCGCCGGCGATGCCGGCAACGGCGCCGCCGATGGTGTAGAGCACCACCAGCCGCCAGTAGACGGAAGTACCAATCGCCGTCATGCGTGCCGAACTCGCCTTGATACCGCGCACCGACAGCCCGAACGGAGACGCGGTAATCACTTTCAGGGCGGCAAAGACCACACACAGGACTCCGAGCGCGTACCAGTAACCGGTCTGCCCGATGAAATCGAACTTCAGGCTGCCGAACAGAGGCTCCATTCGGATGCCGCGCAAGCCGTCGGCACCGCCCGTGACCGGCCGTGCCTTGTTGGCGATCTCCTGCAGGATCTGGGCGGCGGCGATCGTCAGCATAAGCAAGGTCAGGCCATGGGCCCGCATGACGACCAGGGCCGACAGGAAGGCGATTGCCGCGCCGGCAAGCGCGCCGACCAAAAGACCTGCCACCGGATCCGCCCAGACATGGACCGCAAACAGTCCGGCGGCGTAGGCGCCGGTTCCGTACATGGCGG contains these protein-coding regions:
- a CDS encoding branched-chain amino acid ABC transporter permease; protein product: MSLTETAPAQTGRRGIFSRRLVADVALLAAAVSAFFLFPYDLAFLTRILIMMILVLSLDLVLGYGGIATLGQAAMYGTGAYAAGLFAVHVWADPVAGLLVGALAGAAIAFLSALVVMRAHGLTLLMLTIAAAQILQEIANKARPVTGGADGLRGIRMEPLFGSLKFDFIGQTGYWYALGVLCVVFAALKVITASPFGLSVRGIKASSARMTAIGTSVYWRLVVLYTIGGAVAGIAGALAAQITSLVSLEAYSFSLSAEALIMLILGGTGRLYGAILGTVIFMVVHHTAASVDPFNWLFVIGAMVLAVVFFVPSGLLGLKDLARSLTRRAS